The following proteins are encoded in a genomic region of Oncorhynchus kisutch isolate 150728-3 linkage group LG4, Okis_V2, whole genome shotgun sequence:
- the lysmd4 gene encoding lysM and putative peptidoglycan-binding domain-containing protein 4, whose translation MRRGDLVPRAFQAPVDVHASVDGQVYMFRNGQPNDSAGSSEEEEFNVMALRPRGRQEPDQDRLGSLMLLERDVLVGDNLNKLALQYGCKVADIKRVNNLIQEQDMFALKSIKIPVKKHSLLTNTEHRISNSSTPQDRPTASSSGRPHLQEYTDFLKEVDHDIERLIQTTDAQNEVFLEAAGRPQNLGYRGQRLTSYGADWGIQWWNAVVAMLLIGIILPVFYVVYIKTQDTGVPAAVATSNSSGTGLSTESPTNTF comes from the exons ATGCGGAGAGGAGACCTTGTTCCCCGGGCCTTCCAGGCCCCAGTGGATGTCCATGCTAGTGTAGATGGCCAGGTGTACATGTTCAGGAACGGCCAGCCAAATGACTCTGCAGGCTCTTCAGAGGAAGAAGAGTTCAATGTGATGGCGCTTAGGCCCCGGGGGCGGCAGGAGCCGGACCAGGACAGACTGGGCAGCCTCATGCTGCTAGAGAGGGATGTATTGGTTGGGGACAACCTCAACAAACTTGCTCTGCAATATGGCTGCAAG GTGGCCGACATAAAGAGGGTGAACAACCTGATTCAGGAACAGGATATGTTTGCATTGAAATCAATCAAAATCCCTGTGAAGAAACACAGCTTATTGActaacacagaacacagaatctCAAATTCATCCACACCACAGGACAGACCTACAGCCAGCTCATCTGGTAGGCCACATTTACAGGAATACACTGACTTCCTCAAGGAAGTGGATCATGACATCGAGAGACTGATTCAAACCACAGATGCACAGAATGAGGTCTTTTTAGAGGCCGCAGGGCGGCCACAAAATTTGGGCTACAGAGGCCAGCGCTTGACCAGCTATGGAGCAGACTGGGGCATCCAGTGGTGGAACGCTGTGGTGGCCATGCTCCTGATAGGCATTATCCTGCCTGTCTTTTATGTTGTTTATATCAAAACACAAGACACTGGAGTGCCTGCTGCTGTAGCGACCTCAAACAGCTCAGGGACAGGCCTCAGCACAGAAAGCCCTACGAACACTTTTTAG